The DNA sequence TCCCCGCCTTGGAATCCCGCCGCCAGAGTCACGATCGTCAGCACCAGCTTCAGCACCCAGTCATAACCGTAGATCGTGCCCTCATCGAAACTGGCGCTGATGAGATTGGTGCCCAAGCCCGAGTAGCGTCCCATATGCAACGCAAACATCGCGATGGTCAGCAGCACGCCCACCACAAAAATTCTTCTGTATGGATCAGCTATCTTTTGCGCCATCCAGACTTTCGTGTTCTTCAGCAGTTTGGCGAACAAGCCGCCGACAGCTCCGAAGACGATGCCCAAGAGGACAACCTTTCCCGCGAAAAGCAAATCAACCGGGACCGCCACATTCAAGTCCACCGAAAATTTTTCCAATCCGAGGAAATGCGAGGTATAGGAAGCCACAAAGGCGCTCAGCGCTGCGGGGAAAAGCGCGCGGTATTCGATCCTGCCGACCATCAGCACCTCCAAGGCGAAAAAGGTAGCCGCCATCGGTGTCTGGAACAAGCCCGCGAAACCGGCAGCCATCCCGGCAACCAACAGGATTTTTTTCGAATCTTGGAAAGGTAGCTTCTTGCCGAAAGTATAGCCGACGGTCGCTCCGATCTGCACGGCTACCCCCTCCCGGCCGGCACTGCCGCCGAATAGGTGGGTCAGCCAAGTGCCGCCGATGACTAGCGGAATCAGTCGTTTCGGTATCTCTTCATCCTGCCTGTTCCCCGCAGAGAAGATTAAACCCATTCCCTTGCTGCTGTTTTTACCGAATTTTTGGTAGATATAGACGATCGCCAAGCCGGCGACTGCGAGGAACGGCAACAATAATGCGATGTGCTGCCCGCGGAACTGCGTAATCAGAATGAGGACTTCGCCAAACAAAGCATCCAAAGCCCCCACGAGTATGCCCATCAGGATTGCCGCAATCCCGTAAAACAATATTTCTTGATAAACCGCTGATTTCTTTTGATCCATTGTTGTTATCCTTCTTCTATCTGATATTTTTCACCGCGCCTCTAGTAAGGCATCTTCCAATGATGATACCACGAAATCGATAGGAATATCTGAAAGTTATTGTCTGAACCGAACGCAACATTTTGATACAGAACCCAATTCCTCCTTGAAACGGAAACAAGCAAAAAAGCCCGGAAGCCGATGACTCATCAAATGTGAGTCAGGGATTCCAAGCTTTTTAATTTGCAGCTCTCCGTTCATAGGGGCTGTTTAGACCTTATTTGCCGCTTGTTTGCGCTTGTTTTTTCTTCAAACGCTCTTGTTTACGCATGTCGATCTCTTTGTAATACGCTTCCCATGATATTTCAATAGTCACGTTCTGCGAATTCGTATAGACGATGTTCTTCATATATTTCTTGCTCCTTCTTTAGCGTAACCATATGCGTACGCTACTATCTTTCAACCTCCTCATATATCCTTTTTTTCTGTATTTAGAGAAATCAAAAAGGCACTCAATCGAGTACCTTTCCGTCTCTACTTATTATCATAAGAAAGAAAAAGGTATTCCTGTACAGGAATCGCGGCTTTTTCACTATCAAATCTAAATCTTGGAAATTCATGTTGTGAGGCCCCATAAGGTGGCGCTACATAATAAATTTAACTTCGCTTATTTTTGGTTCCGTTTGCCTGCAGCATCCGCTGCAGAATAGAGAAAAGCCATGGTTCCATACATATCAGTTGCATATGTTCTTGGACGTTGAAAGGTAACTATAACACGAATATCCGTTCGATGCAAGGAAAATTATTTATTTCTGATAATCTATGGATCTATGTTATTTGAAAAACTAAATTCCAGTTGAGTGTTTCAAAATGCGGAATTAACTCCTGCAAAGCTCAAAACAGTCAGTGCTTGTTCATCCCTTGCTTTTCGACGAAATCATGCATGTACATGCGTTGCGGATGAGAGAGCATCTCTGCCATCTGGCCGGTCCAAGTGTCGCAGCGTTCGCCTTCGGTCCGCGCCCGATAGTACTCTTGGATCTCTTCGTTGTACTGCTTCAGTTGGGCTTTGTAGACTGCATTGTTTTGTTGATACTCATTTTCATGATAAACATGTTCGAAAGGCAGGCGCGGCTTCTGGTCGTTGACGCTGGATGGATAACCAACCGCTATTCCGAAGAGCGGAATCACTTTATCGGGAATCTTCAGGAGTTCGCTGACTTTTTCGAGGTCATTCCGTAATCCCCCTACGTAACAGATCCCGAGCCCCATCGCTTCAGCCGCCAAAGCAGCATTCTGGGCAGCCAGGGATGCATCAACCACGCTTACCATGAATTTCTCGGTGCTCTCAAGCGAGGCTGCAACATCCTTCCCTTCCATCTTTCCGATCACATCGTGGCGATGCAAGTCGGCGCAAAATACGAAGAAATGGCCGTTCTCGGCAACGAAATGCTGGTTACGCGCGATTTTCGCCAATTCACGTTTTTTGTCAGGATCCGTGACTCCGATGATGGAATAGGCCTGCACAAAACTCGAAGTCGAAGCCGCTTGGGCGCTGCGGACAATCGTTTCTATCTGTTCCGGGTTCAAAGGTCGTTCTTCAAAATCCCTTACCGTGCGGTGCGCCAGGATGCGCTCGATCATTTCATTCATCTATTTTTTTCCTCGCCTTCAGAATAACTTATATTGAATCCATAAAATCATTCTAAAGGAATGCAGCAGCCACGTCCAACCGGGTGCTCAAGGTACAAACCGCGAAAAAGCCCCGCTCCTTTGCCATTTAGGCGAGGAACGGGGCCAGAAAATACAGGCATTATATTTTTTTTGCTTCTTTGATTGGACGTTCGTTCTCTTCAATCGCTCCGTCGCTCAATAATTTTTCAGCGACCAAAAACAGGATCGGCAACAGCACATCGTCCGCGTAACCAGCCATCGGCACAAAATCCGGGATAATGTCGATCGGACTGATGATGTAAAGAATGATCCCCAACACCAGCCATTTTTTCTTGCCGTCGACTTTGGAATCGAACAGGGAGAGTATAAGTGACTTGACTTTACTGAACGGTGTCAGACTGATTTTCTTTTTTACTTTCATTATGCATTTTCCTTTGCGAATTGATTTGGACAACCATTCTTAGCACCCAGCTTTGTGAGCTGGCTCTGTCTGGTTATCGTGAACAAAGTATACTGCTTATCTTAAGTAAATAAATCAGTCTCAAGAATGATTTTTCAGCCTGCCGGAATGCCTCAGCTATGCCCGACAATCAAATGCGGAACATAGGGCTCTTCCAAGAACGCGACTTCGGCATCGGTCAGCTTGACCGACACAGCATCCACCGGTTTTTCCAGATGCTCCAGCTTGGTCGCCCCGATGATGGGAGCTACGACCGGTTCCTTCTGCAGGAGCCAAGCCAAGGCGATTTCGACTCGCGAAACGCCCCGGTCAGCGGCTACTTGCGCCAACCGTTCGACGATGATCCGGTCCTTATCGGCAGTGGCATCGTACTTCGAACGCGCCACATTGTCCGTTTCCATCCGCTTGGACGTCTCCGACCAGTCGCGCGTCAATCGGCCTGAAGCCATTGGACTATAAGGGGTCACGGCGATTTTTTCTTCCCGGCAAAGCGGCAGCATTTCCCGCTCCTCTTCGCGGTAAAGCAGGTTCAGATGGTTTTGCATCGACACGAAACGCGTCCAGCCGTTCTTTTCCGCTACGTGCAAAGCTTTTTGGAACTGCCAGGCATACATCGCGGAAGCTCCGATATAACGGGCCTTCCCGGATTTCACCACATCGTGCAGAGCTTCCATCGTTTCCTCGATCGGCGTGTTGTAGTCCCAACGGTGGATGATGTAGAGGTCCACATAATCCATATCCAGGCGTTTCAGGCTGTTGTCGATTTCGCTCAGGATGGACTTTCGGGACAGCCCGGAACCGTTTGGGCCCTCATGCATCTGGCCGTGGACCTTCGTCGCGACGACCACCTCGTCACGCTTCGCAAAGTCTTTGATGGCACGTCCCAGGATTTCTTCGCTTTTCCCCAATGAATAGACGTTCGCTGTATCAAAGAAATTGATGCCCAACTCTAAGGCGCGCTTGATGATTGGTCTGCTTTCTTCCTCCTTCAGCGCCCATTTATGCAGCCACGTATCCGGATCCCCGAAGCTCATGCAGCCCAAACAGATCCGTGATACATCCATCCCTGTGTTGCCGAATTTTACATACTCCATCTTTTTTCCTCCGTTCCTCTTAAACGTACAGTCTTATTGCGCTATAAACCCGGCCTGACGACTTCCTCCAATTGGAATACCTTCTCTTTGTATCCGTAAACGAAGATGCTCCCGTTCGGGAAACCTTTCGCCAACTCCTCCGCCGGGTCTTGCCAAAGCTTCAAAAAGTTGTAGCAGGCCCCACTGTGCGAAACCGCCAAAACGTTCGTATGATCTTCCAGCTCCATCACTTCCGTCAACGTCTTCGCCACCCGTTCCGCTACATCATTCGTATTTTCCCCGCCGAACGGCACAAAGAAAGACACGATTTCCTGCGGCTCCTTCGGTTTGAGCATCTCCCGCTCCCCTTCAAAGAAGCCGTAATTGACCTCTTTCAAGCCTTTCAGACGTGCATAGGGCATGCCGGTGATCAGTTCCAGCGTATCGCTCGCCCTTTCCGATGTGGAACTGTAGGCATGATCGAAGCTGATGCGTTCCGATTCGAAATAATCCCGCACGGCCTGAGCCTGTTTGATGCCCCGTTGCGTCAAAGGCGAGTCGCTCCAGCCCTGAATCTTTCCTTGGATATTGAACAAGGTTTCACCGTGACGGACCAAATATAATCGTTTCATCCGCAAATCTCCCATCATTTAGGATTTTTTCAGACTGAATGGCTGCCCTGGAGCATAAGCATGTATCCTTTCCGGATTAACCACCCGCTCGTACAAGGATTGCGGATCAGCGTTGAACACATTCAGATCCGGCGCATCAACCGTTCCCCAATGGCAAAGAATCAGATGCGCTTCTGGATAGGTGTTCGCCATTTGGATGGCCCCTTCCAATCCGATATGCCACTCGTTGTCGGAAAAGTCAAAGAGGATCGCATCCGGCTGCGGCATTTCCAGGTGCTCCTTCATCAACCGGGAATCTCCCGGTGCCCAGATGATCCCATCCGGTGTCTCGATCCAAAAGCCGCAGTAATCCTCCAACCGGAATACCCGGTAGTTGTATTTGGCTTTTTCATTCTGCCAGGCATGGTCCGCTGGCGTCAGCGTTATTTTGGCCGGACCGACTTCGAAGCTGTCGCCGATGTCATGCCCGTTTGCCGGAAACCCTTCCGCCTGCATCAGTTCGGCCACATAATGCGGCCCGTGGAATGCCTTGGAGACATGCTCCATCGCGTGCAGCGACGGCACACTGTAATGGTCATTGTCGCAGTGCGTAATCAGCACAGCATCCAGATGTGGTACTTCCTCAGGCGCAATCGGCATGTCGATCAGAAGCGGCATATCAAAGTCCTTCAGCATCGGATCCATCATGATGCAGGTGCCGCGGGTGTTCACGAACATCCCGCCGCTGCCCAGCCAGCGGACTTCCGTGTGGTCGATCGGTTGAAAGGCTTCTTCTCCAAAGAATACGGTAGGTGGTGGAACGGCTTGTTTGTGTGTTGCCATTTTATTTCCTCCTTCTGTTCCGGTTCATCCGGACAACTGCAGACTATCTTATAGTGCTTATCTTAACGCTGTTTGAGCGCCAACGCCAATAGTTGTTTCGTATCATGAATCATGCCTGCAAAGCATGTTTCAATTCTTCGATGAACTTCGCGACGACAGGGGGGAAAGTCTGGTATTTTTTCCAAGCAATCACAACGCCCGTTTCCAAAACTGGATCCAGCAGTTTAAAGCAGAGCGGACTGTCCTCGCTTTCCGGAATAAGCTTTTCAAGACAAAGCGCATATCCCAGATCTGCCTCCACCATGATGGCTGCATTGTAGATCAGATTGTAGCTGCCGATGATGTTCATTCGATCGTACGCATCACCGAACCAGTTCGCCAACTCATTGCGGACAATCGACCTGCCCGCTACCAAAATCGGATAAGGCAGGAGGTCATCCGGATTGATTTCCGTTTTTTGCGCCAAGGGACTGTCTTTTCTCATAAGGACGCCCCATCTTTCTTTTTGCGGAATCCGGAGGAAATCGAACTTTTCGACGTCCACCGGTTCCGTCAACAAACAGATATCAAGCAGTCCTTTATTGGCCCGGTCCTTGATTTCGTTGGCATCCGCACTATGAAACTTGTAGGTGACCTGCGGATAATCCAGACTGAATCGCTTGATATGTTCAGCCAACATCCGCATGAATTGCGTTTCGCCAGCGCCGATCGCAATTTCGCCGTTCATGAGCGGCTTCTGCTGCTTCAGCTCTTTCTCGGTCTGATTGGTCAAATCAATAATTTCTTCCGCCCTTCGCTTCAGGAGCAACCCCTCGCTCGTCAAAGCGATTTTCCTTTTTCCGCGTCTGAACAACTGGACGCCCAGTTCTTCCTCCAACTGCATCATTTGCCTGGACAATGTCGGTTGCGTGATGTGCAGTTTTTCGGCTGCGCTGGTGATGTTTTCCTCATAAACAATCGTCAAAAAATAATGCATGACCCTTAATTCCATAATTACTGTGCTCCGTTTGCTGATTATTTCGCCATCGAAGGCGTTTACACTTCCATGATGACACAAGTATCCCCATCCGACAAGCGGGAGCCCAAAACAGAAAAACGCTGCATTTCCGCATCAATAGTGCGGCCTTGCAGCGTTTCCCCTTATAGCGGATATTCCATTTTGTACGACGCGATTCCTTCGGCGAAACGTTTGATGCCGTCCTCCAGGAGTGCCTTCGGGCAGGCATAATTCCAGCGGACAAAACGCGAACCGTTGCCGCCGAAGATATTTCCCTCGGACAGGTACAGTCCGGTATTCGCTCGGATGTAGGCGCACAGTTGTTTCGTATCTTCTGTAATCGCCGCGCAATCGATCCAGGCCAGATAAGTAGCTTCAGCCTCGACCACCTGGATTTCAGGAACAAGTTCCTTCAAAGAAGCGATCAAAAATTGCCTGTTCTGCTCCAAGTATTCCCACAGCTCCTCCAGCCATTCTTCCCCTTCGTCGAAAGCCGCTTCAGCCGCTTGGATCGCGAAAGTATTCGGTTCCGCCACTTCATCCGTGTTGATCCCTCTGTCCACTTGTTTTCTGATTTCAGGATTCGGGATGACGATCGCCGCTGTCTGCAGTCCGGCGATGTTGAAAGCTTTTGTCGGCGCGATGCAAGTGATTGTCCGGTCAGCAATTTCCTCGGAAATGGAGGCAAGAGGGATATACGCGTGGCCGATGTGCGTCAGGTCGCAATGGATTTCGTCGCTCACGACCAGCACATCATGCTTGATGCACAGTTCGGCGATCCGTTCCAACGTCGGCCGATCCCAGACTTTGCCGACCGGATTATGCGGGTTGCAGAAAATGAACAGCGAAGTCGTTTCGCGGGACAGTTTTTCCTCCAGATCCGCATAATCGATGGCATAGCTTTCGTCTTCATAGCGCAATTCGCTTGCCAATACTTTCCGACCGTTGTTCAGGATGGAATTGTAAAAGATGTTGTAGACAGGCGCAAGGACAACGATGTCATCACCTATTCCCGTCATTTTCCTGACGATTGAGGAGATGGCAGGAACGACGCCTGTGCAATAGAGAATCCATTCTTTTTCCATCGCGAACCGGTGCCGCCTCTGCCACCAACGGATGATGCTCTCCCGGAAACTGTCAGGGACGGTATTATAGCCGAAAGCGCCTTGCCGCAGACGCTTTTCGATGGCGTCAACAACAGCAGGCGCCGTTCCGAAGTCCATGTCCGCCACCCACATCGGCAACTCATCCGCTTTGACATCCCACTTATAAGAGTTGGTGTTCCGTCTGTCGATGATCCGATCAAAGTCAAATGGCATATTCCGGTTCCTCCGCAAGCTGGTATTTGGTGTTTTCGGCGGCGATTTCCGGATCATCCAGAATCAGTTCGCCGATTGCTGGAGCGGTTATCGTGCCGCTGATCGGATTCTTGACACTGTCGATGCGGCCGTTCGCTTGAACGTCGACCGTCGAATATTCGAACGCCAGATCCGTGTTGATGAGCAGGCAATTCTCCATCTTCACGTTTTCCATGTAGCACATGCCCTGGTTGCTCTCGATGATGCAGTCGATGAAGGTGATGTTCTTTGAATTCCATCCCAAATATTCACCGATGATCGTCGAATCCCTGACGACCACATTCTCGCAATTCCAGAAAGCATCTTTTGAAAGCAACTTGGCATGCGAAATCTCGATATTTTTGGCACCGTCAAAGGCATAATTCCCCGATAGCGTAAAATGCTCAATACGGATATTTTCGCTGTTCATCGCAAAATAATCGCCCACAGCGTTTACTTGTTTCAAGGTAATATCATTGCAGTTCCATAACGTTTCTTGGGCATTTGGCATTTCCACTCGTTCCAACTTGATATCGGCAGCTCGTCTGAATATCTTGGGCGCTTGGATCATGCTGTTGGTGATGGTGATGCCCTGCGTATACCAAATCCCGGAACGCGCAGTTTCCACTAAAGTGATGTTGTTTGCCTGGATGTTCCGCGCATACCACAATGGATATTTCCAGCGGAAGATTGTGTTGTCGAGTCCGATGTTGCTGCTTTCCTTCAAAGGGGACTCCCCGTCCGCAAAGACAGAATGGCTGATCTGCAGGTCTTTTCCTTTGAATAGAGCCCTTTCCCCGGTGAATAGCTGTTGATTAAGATGTTCCATCATTCATTACCCCTCTCTGATACATACAGAGCGTACACCTTAACCTTGACATTAAGTCAAGGGATAAAAATAAACCCACCAATTGGCGGGTTTATTTCGTACTTTTTTCTTTTTCTGCTTCCGGCTGGGAGCTGAAGTCCTCTTTTTTCCCTTGAAGGCGCTCCTCGTAGAAATCGATTTTATTTTCGATTACTTCAAGATTGTGCATCAATGCTTGGATATCTTTTTCCAACAAGCGGCGCCGCTTCTCCAATAGTTCCATCCGTTCCAGCATCGTCGCATCCCCTTCGGCACGCCAAATGGTGTACTGCTTCAGTTCCGCCATCGACATGCCTGTGCCTTTCAGATGCAGAAGAAAAGTTACCCATTTCAAATCCTAATCGGTTTAGACGCGCAGGTTATTCTCATCGCGATCCGGTTTCAACAGCCCTTCATTTTCATAGTAGCGCAGCGTCGACACAGGTAGACCGATCATTTTCGAAAACTCTCCGATTGAATA is a window from the Trichococcus shcherbakoviae genome containing:
- a CDS encoding LysR family transcriptional regulator, which codes for MELRVMHYFLTIVYEENITSAAEKLHITQPTLSRQMMQLEEELGVQLFRRGKRKIALTSEGLLLKRRAEEIIDLTNQTEKELKQQKPLMNGEIAIGAGETQFMRMLAEHIKRFSLDYPQVTYKFHSADANEIKDRANKGLLDICLLTEPVDVEKFDFLRIPQKERWGVLMRKDSPLAQKTEINPDDLLPYPILVAGRSIVRNELANWFGDAYDRMNIIGSYNLIYNAAIMVEADLGYALCLEKLIPESEDSPLCFKLLDPVLETGVVIAWKKYQTFPPVVAKFIEELKHALQA
- a CDS encoding DUF3737 family protein, with the protein product MEHLNQQLFTGERALFKGKDLQISHSVFADGESPLKESSNIGLDNTIFRWKYPLWYARNIQANNITLVETARSGIWYTQGITITNSMIQAPKIFRRAADIKLERVEMPNAQETLWNCNDITLKQVNAVGDYFAMNSENIRIEHFTLSGNYAFDGAKNIEISHAKLLSKDAFWNCENVVVRDSTIIGEYLGWNSKNITFIDCIIESNQGMCYMENVKMENCLLINTDLAFEYSTVDVQANGRIDSVKNPISGTITAPAIGELILDDPEIAAENTKYQLAEEPEYAI
- a CDS encoding histidine phosphatase family protein: MKRLYLVRHGETLFNIQGKIQGWSDSPLTQRGIKQAQAVRDYFESERISFDHAYSSTSERASDTLELITGMPYARLKGLKEVNYGFFEGEREMLKPKEPQEIVSFFVPFGGENTNDVAERVAKTLTEVMELEDHTNVLAVSHSGACYNFLKLWQDPAEELAKGFPNGSIFVYGYKEKVFQLEEVVRPGL
- a CDS encoding voltage-gated chloride channel family protein, whose translation is MDQKKSAVYQEILFYGIAAILMGILVGALDALFGEVLILITQFRGQHIALLLPFLAVAGLAIVYIYQKFGKNSSKGMGLIFSAGNRQDEEIPKRLIPLVIGGTWLTHLFGGSAGREGVAVQIGATVGYTFGKKLPFQDSKKILLVAGMAAGFAGLFQTPMAATFFALEVLMVGRIEYRALFPAALSAFVASYTSHFLGLEKFSVDLNVAVPVDLLFAGKVVLLGIVFGAVGGLFAKLLKNTKVWMAQKIADPYRRIFVVGVLLTIAMFALHMGRYSGLGTNLISASFDEGTIYGYDWVLKLVLTIVTLAAGFQGGEVTPLFSIGASLGYWLAPVFGLPPEFVAALGYASVFASATNTFIAPVFIGVEVFGYDTLPYFFAIVSVAYVFNSGYSIYAQEKAKSDYLQ
- a CDS encoding MalY/PatB family protein, with amino-acid sequence MPFDFDRIIDRRNTNSYKWDVKADELPMWVADMDFGTAPAVVDAIEKRLRQGAFGYNTVPDSFRESIIRWWQRRHRFAMEKEWILYCTGVVPAISSIVRKMTGIGDDIVVLAPVYNIFYNSILNNGRKVLASELRYEDESYAIDYADLEEKLSRETTSLFIFCNPHNPVGKVWDRPTLERIAELCIKHDVLVVSDEIHCDLTHIGHAYIPLASISEEIADRTITCIAPTKAFNIAGLQTAAIVIPNPEIRKQVDRGINTDEVAEPNTFAIQAAEAAFDEGEEWLEELWEYLEQNRQFLIASLKELVPEIQVVEAEATYLAWIDCAAITEDTKQLCAYIRANTGLYLSEGNIFGGNGSRFVRWNYACPKALLEDGIKRFAEGIASYKMEYPL
- the nfsA gene encoding oxygen-insensitive NADPH nitroreductase, with amino-acid sequence MNEMIERILAHRTVRDFEERPLNPEQIETIVRSAQAASTSSFVQAYSIIGVTDPDKKRELAKIARNQHFVAENGHFFVFCADLHRHDVIGKMEGKDVAASLESTEKFMVSVVDASLAAQNAALAAEAMGLGICYVGGLRNDLEKVSELLKIPDKVIPLFGIAVGYPSSVNDQKPRLPFEHVYHENEYQQNNAVYKAQLKQYNEEIQEYYRARTEGERCDTWTGQMAEMLSHPQRMYMHDFVEKQGMNKH
- a CDS encoding MerR family DNA-binding transcriptional regulator — protein: MSYSIGEFSKMIGLPVSTLRYYENEGLLKPDRDENNLRV
- a CDS encoding DUF1232 domain-containing protein, producing MKVKKKISLTPFSKVKSLILSLFDSKVDGKKKWLVLGIILYIISPIDIIPDFVPMAGYADDVLLPILFLVAEKLLSDGAIEENERPIKEAKKI
- a CDS encoding MBL fold metallo-hydrolase; translated protein: MATHKQAVPPPTVFFGEEAFQPIDHTEVRWLGSGGMFVNTRGTCIMMDPMLKDFDMPLLIDMPIAPEEVPHLDAVLITHCDNDHYSVPSLHAMEHVSKAFHGPHYVAELMQAEGFPANGHDIGDSFEVGPAKITLTPADHAWQNEKAKYNYRVFRLEDYCGFWIETPDGIIWAPGDSRLMKEHLEMPQPDAILFDFSDNEWHIGLEGAIQMANTYPEAHLILCHWGTVDAPDLNVFNADPQSLYERVVNPERIHAYAPGQPFSLKKS
- a CDS encoding aldo/keto reductase, producing MEYVKFGNTGMDVSRICLGCMSFGDPDTWLHKWALKEEESRPIIKRALELGINFFDTANVYSLGKSEEILGRAIKDFAKRDEVVVATKVHGQMHEGPNGSGLSRKSILSEIDNSLKRLDMDYVDLYIIHRWDYNTPIEETMEALHDVVKSGKARYIGASAMYAWQFQKALHVAEKNGWTRFVSMQNHLNLLYREEEREMLPLCREEKIAVTPYSPMASGRLTRDWSETSKRMETDNVARSKYDATADKDRIIVERLAQVAADRGVSRVEIALAWLLQKEPVVAPIIGATKLEHLEKPVDAVSVKLTDAEVAFLEEPYVPHLIVGHS